In Acanthochromis polyacanthus isolate Apoly-LR-REF ecotype Palm Island chromosome 15, KAUST_Apoly_ChrSc, whole genome shotgun sequence, a single genomic region encodes these proteins:
- the marchf8 gene encoding E3 ubiquitin-protein ligase MARCHF8 isoform X3, protein MNSCWKMKIQNEKPLAHSASRSSNISKAGSPTSVNAPCSFSRTSVSPSSQDICRICHCEGDDESPLITPCHCTGSLRFVHQSCLQQWIKSSDTRCCELCKFEFIMETKLKPLRKWEKLQMTASERRKIMCSVTFHVIAITCVVWSLYVLIDRTADEIRQAGRIPGILEWPFWTKLVVVAIGFTGGLVFMYVQCKVYIHLWRRLKAYNRVIYVQNRPEICKKVAPEKPLLMEPSLEYKEALAPTQSDTNSSQNTETEDYSMHEVLHV, encoded by the exons GCGGGGAGCCCGACTTCAGTCAACGCTCCATGCAGTTTCTCGAGGACGTCGGTTTCCCCCTCGAGCCAGGACATCTGCAG GATTTGTCACTGTGAAGGGGATGACGAGAGTCCTCTGATCACACCATGCCACTGCACGGGGAGCCTGCGCTTCGTCCACCAGTCCTGCCTACAACAGTGGATCAAGAGCTCTGACACTCGCTGCTGTGAGCTCTGTAAATTTGAGTTCATCATGGAGACGAAGCTCAAACCACTGCGCAAG TGGGAGAAACTACAGATGACAGCGAGCGAGAGAAGGAAGATCATGTGTTCGGTCACCTTCCATGTCATCGCCATCACCTGCGTGGTTTGGTCACTCTACGTTCTCATcgacagaacagcagatgaaaTCAGACAAG CCGGAAGAATCCCAG GGATCCTGGAATGGCCTTTCTGGACCAAGCTTGTGGTGGTGGCTATCGGCTTTACAGGCGGACTGGTTTTCATGTATGTCCAGTGCAAGGTCTACATCCATCTATGGAGGAGACTCAAGGCTTACAACCGGGTCATATACGTGCAGAACCGTccagaaatctgtaaaaaggTGGCACCAGAGAAGCCACTGCTCATGGAGCCCAGTCTGGAGTACAAGGAGGCTCTGGCCCCCACCCAGTCAGACACAAACTCCTcccagaacacagagacagaggacTACAGTATGCATGAGGTGCTCCACGTCTGA
- the LOC127537487 gene encoding uncharacterized protein LOC127537487, with protein MDHPKSPHACISFIRFLYLQMHDVFSISLFCLFPYLLLLSFTNIFNHVLLLHEHTHKHNSQDQDTQKQTAVVLLNSNGKTCQGSGGFSVATLCADALPASKHGKQRDWLSLLRPSSVNIRPHGSLRFSVSLNDVGQRVDSLCRGLHFIDRTCSEGELELKPEPAQLPDSDRRAHTLNGKLPAAQTQQSPNPAFSTRTHPHLVPSFTSNHKYMLGIPPANCSPSDLAVGTPPLSVTHLHPHPSPSSNFLRLLLPFSQSSTSASMQFSELGSYPSHLHITKSSSALLEGSESGFPPEDLLGDDDVFEEDQSSRAPKRTEQPATPETDTAARLGALLAPLCYMDEDSDLDRCPSPLSEKTGPLSPNSLSGDCCRWVTVWMV; from the coding sequence ATGGATCATCCAAAGTCCCCGCACGCTTGTATCTCTTTTATCAGATTCCTTTATTTACAAATGCATGATGTCTTTtccatttctcttttttgtcttttcccaTATCTTCTCCTGCTATCCTTTACCAATATCTTCAATCACGTGCTCCTgttacatgaacacacacacaaacacaacagtcaGGATCAGGACACTCAGAAGCAGACTGCAGTGGTTCTATTGAATTCTAATGGTAAAACCTGTCAAGGTTCAGGAGGTTTTTCAGTGGCCACCCTCTGCGCAGACGCCCTGCCGGCCTCCAAACATGGCAAACAGCGAGACTGGCTCTCTCTGCTCCGCCCGTCCTCCGTCAACATCCGACCCCATGGCTCGCTGAGGTTCTCTGTGTCTCTGAACGACGTGGGCCAACGTGTGGACAGTCTTTGCCGCGGTCTACACTTCATAGATCGAACATGCTCCGAGGGAGAGCTGGAGCTGAAGCCGGAGCCTGCTCAGCTTCCCGACTCGGATCGAAGGGCACACACACTCAACGGCAAACTGCCCGCAGCCCAAACACAGCAGAGCCCGAATCCGGCCTTCTCCACACGAACCCACCCCCACCTCGTCCCCTCCTTCACCAGCAACCACAAATACATGTTGGGCATCCCTCCCGCCAATTGTTCCCCGTCCGATCTAGCCGTCGGcacccctcctctctctgtcactcACCTCCACCCTCATCCCTCCCCGAGCTCCAACTTCCTTCGTCTCCTCCTTCCCTTCTCTCAATCCTCCACGTCGGCCAGCATGCAATTCTCTGAGCTGGGCAGCTACCCCTCTCACCTCCACATCACCAAGTCCTCTAGCGCCCTGCTGGAAGGCAGCGAGTCAGGTTTCCCCCCCGAGGATCTGCTGGGAGACGACGACGTGTTTGAGGAGGACCAGTCCAGTCGGGCACCAAAGAGGACGGAGCAGCCGGCGACCCCAGAAACAGACACTGCGGCCAGGCTGGGTGCTCTGCTAGCCCCGCTGTGCTATATGGATGAGGACAGCGACTTGGACCGCTGTCCATCCCCTTTGTCAGAGAAAACCGGGCCGCTGTCACCCAATTCACTATCTGGGGACTGCTGCAGGTGGGTGACTGTCTGGATGGTGTAA